In Blattabacterium sp. DPU, the genomic window TTTCTTCTTTTTTTTCTAAAAAATTTTTAGTAGTAACTGGAAGAAATTTTTCTAAAATTATTTCTTGAAATAAGGATTTTTTCAAATAATTGTATATTAAATAAATTGTAGAAAATTTTTTTTGAAAAAAATCAGAAATTAACTCTGATACTAAAAATTGTATTTTTTGATTCGATAAATTATTTTCAATACAATTTTTCAGGTACATACTATATTTTTGATTTAAAAAATCAAATCCTTTTTTTCCAATAGATAAAAATTTACATTCATTATGCAAAACCTTTTTTTTTTGAAAAAAATGATTAATTTTTTCAAAAATTAAAGAATTAAAAGAACCACATAACCCACGATCAGAAGTAAATACGATAAATAATTTTATTTTTCCTTTCTCTGAAAAATATTGATTTTTTTGTATATTTTCTTTATTTTTGGTCTCTAAAAGAATCTTTTCTATATAATCCAAATAAATTTTCGCTTTCATAAGAGAATCTTTTATTTTTCGTAATTTCACTACAGAAATCATTTTCATTGCTTCTGTCGTTTTTATAACTGATTCTATAGATAATATTCTTTTTTTTATTTCTTTTGGATTAGACATAATGAAAACTTAAGAAATGTATTTATTACTTAATTCTATTGCTACTGCTTCCAAAACAGAAGATATTTTTTCATTAAAGATTCCATTTTTTAAAGAATTTAAAATATTTTCATGTTTTTCTTTTAAATAAAAAAGATATTCTGTTTCAAAATCTAAAATATTTTCAATAGGGACTTTTTTAAGCAAATTTCTAGTTCCTACATAAATAATAGCTATTTGATCTGCTATATCATAGGGGGTATGAGGAGGTTGTTTTAATATTTCTATATTAATTTTTCCTTTTTTTATAATATTCATAGTAGAAGAATCTAGTTCAGAACCAAATTTTGAGAAAGATTCTAATTCTCTGAATTGAGCTTGATCTAATTTTAAAGTAGCAGATATTTTTCTCATAGATTGAATTTGTGCAGATCCTCCAACACGAGAAACGGATATACTTTCATTAATTGCAGGTCTAACTCCAGAATGAAATAAATCTTTTTCTAAAAAAATCTGTCCATCTGTAATAGAAATAACATTAGTAGGAATATAAGAAGATATATCACCCGATTGGGTTTCAATAATAGGCAATGCTGTTAAAGATCCTCCCCCTTTTATTTTTTTTCTAATAGAAAATGGGATATCATTCATATTTTCAGCCATTTTCTTATCTTTTATGATTTTAGCCGCTCGTTCTAACAGACGAGAATGTAAATAAAAAACATCTCCTGGATAGGCTTCTCTTCCAGGGGGACGTCGTAACAAAAGTGATATTTCTCTATAAGAAACCGCTTGTTTTGAAAGATCATCATATACAACTAAAGCAGAACGACCTGTATCCCGAAAATATTCTCCTATGGCTGTTCCAGAAAAAGGAGCAAAAACTTGCATAGAAGCTGGATCAGAAGAATTTGCAGAAATTATAATTGTATAAGGCATGGCTCCTTTTTCTTGTAAAATTCTTGAAATTTTCGCTATAGTAGAACCTTTCTGACTAATAGCTACATAAATGCAATAAACTGGTTGATGACTTTCAAAAAATCTTTTTTGATTGATAATCGTATCAATAGCTATAGTCGTTTTTCCAGTTTGTCTATCTCCGATAATCAATTCTCTTTGTCCTTTTCCTATAGGAATCATAGAATCTATAAATTTTATACCAGTTTGAAGAGGTTCTTTCACGGGTTCTCTATAAATAACACCTGGAGCCTTCCTTTCTAAAGGCATTTCAAATAATTCTCCTTCTATGGGGCCTTTTCCATCTATAGGATTTCCTAACATATCTATAACACGACCCAACATATTTTCTCCCACTTTTATGGACAAAGTTTTTCCTGTTCTTTTGACTATATCTCCTTCTTTCAAATTTTTTGATGGACTTAGTAAAACGATACTTACATGATCTTCTTCAAGATTCAAAACCATGCCTTTTATTCCATCACGGAATTCTACTAATTCTCCATAGAAAGCAGAATTAAGTCCTAAAGATCTGATGACTCCATCTCCTATTTGAACAATTACACCAGATTCGGAGTATTTTGATTCCAATTGAAAATTGGATAATTCTTCTTTAAGAATTGATGATATTTCAGAATATTTTAAATCTGACATATGAAAATAAAAGCTTTTATATTATTGAAATATTTTTTTAATGCGTGATAACTGTTCTTTAATGCTAAAATTCCATTCTTTATATCCTATACAAAAGATAAAACCTCCAACAATAGATTTATCTATTTTGTTAATAATATGAAACTTTTTTTTATTAGATATTATTTTATAAGCAATTTTTTCTTGCATATCCTTACTCAAAGGAAAAGCAGAAATAATAATAGATTTTATGACCCCTTTTTGATCTTCTTCGTATATTTTTTGGTATTCTAAAAGAATTTCTTTAAAAAAAGATTCTCTTTTTTTTACAATTAATAATTTCAAAAATTGAAAAAATAAAACATCAAAATTATAAAATATTTTTTTGAAAATTTTTATTTTTATTTCACAATTTAATAAAGGAGTTTCTATAATTTTACATATATATGTATTTTTTTTCAAAAAAAGAGATATTTTTTTTATTTTATGATAAAAAAAGTCATTTTCATCCTTACTCATATTCATAATAGAATATTCGAAAAAAAATCTAGCATAATGTTGAATTATCTTTTTGTTTGCAAACATTTTTATTAAAATTAGTATAATTTATCTACTAATTCTTTTATAAATTTATTTTGTTTATCGGTTTTATCTAACTCTTTTTTTAATATTTTTTCGGCAATTTGAATAGAAATATTTCCTATTTTATTTTTTAATTTAAAAATTGCGACTTTTTTTTCTATTTGAATATTTTTATTGGTTTCTTCTATAATTTTTCTTTTTTCTATCATTCCTTCTTCTTTAGCTTTTGATTTTATTTTTTCTTTGATTTGAATAGCTTCTTTCAATATCATGTCTCTTTTAACACGAGTTTCTTTTAGAATTTTATTTTTTTGGTCTTCTATATGTTTTAATTCTTTTCTTACTTGATTAGCTTTAGTAATAGATATTTTAATTTTTTCTTCTCTTTTATCAATAAAATCCATTATTGGCTTCCAAGCAAATTTTGAAAGAAAAAACATGAGCATAATAAATATTATTGTGTGCCAAACAATTAATCCAATAGAAGGAGTAACTAAATCCATTTTTTTTTATTTAAAAACAGCTAATAATGTAGTTACTATTCCAAATAACGCTGCTCCTTCAATAAGTGCAGCAGCTATAATCATAGCATTTTGTATTTTATTTGAAGCTTCAGGTTGTCTAGCAATAGCATCCATGGCGGAGCTTCCAATCTTTCCAATTCCTAATCCAGCTCCTATTACAGCAAGACCAGATCCTAAAGCGGCTAAACCTGAGTAAGTTAAATCTATATCCATATTATTAATATTTTTTAATGCGTTTCATCATAATTTTTAACAGACATTCCTATAAATAAGGAAGATAAAGTGATAAAAATAAAAGCTTGTAAAAAGGCTACCATAATTTCTAACATAGAAATAAAAAAACCGAAAATTATGGAAAAACCAGCTATGAAAAAATTTTGAAAAATAAAAATGAGACAAATGAAACTTAAAATAATTATATGTCCCGCAGTAATATTAGCAAATAATCGAATACACAAAGTTAATGGACGAATAAAAATTCCAATAAATTCAATAGGAGCTAATAATAATCTAATTCCTATTGGAACTCCGGGCATACAAAAAATATGTTTCCAATAGCTCATATTTGTATTTATGTTACTGATTATAAAAGTCATAGCAGATAACCCCAATGTTACGTTTATGTTTCCTGTTACATTTGGAAATCCTGGAATAAGACCTATTAAATTGTTAATCAATATAAAAAAAAAGGATGTTAATAAAAAAGGAAAAAAAATTTTATATTTTTTATTCCCAATATTAGGAATTGCAATTTCATCTCGTATAAACAAAATCAAAAATTCTAAAAGAATACCGAATCTCCATTGAATTTGATGATTTTTATAATTGCGTTTCATTCGTACAAAAAGATACGATAACAAACAAGAGGATATAAAAATAGATACTACATTTTTTGTAATGGAAAAATCCCAAGGTTTTTTATTTTTTGGAATTCCTTTTGAATCCATATGTAATAACCCCATATGATTGGTTTCATATATTTTTTCTCCAAACATCTTATAATATCCATATTTTCCTTTTACCACATGATTGTATGAAAATTTGTATGATGAAAAAATTTCTAATCCATTATTCCATAAAATTACTGGTAAATAAAAAATAATTCCATGATTATGAGTTCCTGCTATATGCCATTCATGAGAATCATTTACATGATTGAAAATAGTATGAGCTACATCTATTTTTTCTTTTCTATTTTTATTATCATTTTCCATGTTCTGATTCAGATTATTTCCATCAGACTGAATAAACAAAAATAAAAACAAAAAAAAGAATAATGGATATATTATTTTTTTTGAAATCATTTACTAAAATCGAAAAATAGGAAACAAATTTATATTTTTTTAAAAAAATATTGTTTTTATGTAAAAAAATTTTTACAAAAATTGTATTTCATTTTGATTACATTTGCAACAATGAAATCTTATTATATAACGATGAAGGAAGAAACAAAGCTTATTCAAAACATTTTATCTGATCCTCTTACGGGGGCAATATCCACACCAATATATCAAACTTCAACTTACGTACAGGAAGCTCCTGGTGTTCATAAAGGATTTGATTATACAAGAACCAATAATCCTACAAGAAAAATATTAGAAGATTTAATAACCAATCTAGAATACGGTTATGCTAGTTTAGCATTTTCTTCCGGATTAGCATCTATAGACAGTGTACTAAAACTACTAGAATGTGGAGATGAAATAGTAGCTGTAGATGATATTTATGGAGGAACATTTCGTTTACTAAATTTATACAAAAAATTAGGCATTAATACTAAATTTGTAGATACAACAAATGCAGAAAAAACTATTTCATCTATTTCTGATAAAACAAAATTAGTCTGGTTAGAATCTCCCACCAATCCTACATTAAAAATATCTGATATAGAATATATTAGTAAAAAATCTAAACAAATTAATCCAAATATTTTAGTAGTTGTAGATAATACTTTTGCTTCTCCCGCTATTCAAAATCCTTTAAAATTAGGATCAGATATAGTTGTACATAGTGCTACAAAATATTTAGCAGGACATTCAGATGTATTAGCTGGATTAATTACTGTAAAAAATACAGATTTATATGAAAAATTAAAATATATTCAAAATGCAACGGGAGGAGTTTTATCTCCTATTGATTGTTGGTTAACTATTAGAGGGAGCCAAACGTTGTATTTACGTATAAAAAAACAATCTCAAAATGCTTTTCAAATTGCTTCTTTTTTAAATAACAAAAAAAATTCTGAAATAGATAGAGTTTATTACCCTGGATTATCTTATCATAAAAATCATTTTATTGCAGTTAAACAACAACGATATTTTGGAGGAATTGTTTCTTTCAGTTTAAAGAAAAATACAATAGAATCAGCAAAAAAAGTTGTAACCCATACTAAAATATTTAAATTAGCAGAAAGTTTGGGGGGGACAAAGAGTTTAATCTGTCATCCCGCAACTATGACTCACAAATCCACTCCTTTAGATATTAGAGTCAATGCGGGAATACAAGACTCTCTTATTCGATTATCTCTTGGAATAGAAAATATTGAAGATCTTATAGAAGATCTTGATCAGGCTTTAAAATCTTTACATTAAAAAATTTTGTTATCATGAATCAAAATTCCTATATGAAATAATTCTTGTCGAATCCTATCTGATACAATCCAATTTTTTTGTTTTCGTATTTCTGTACGAAATTTAATCAATCTCTTAATAAGTATTTTTAACTTCTTTGAGTTTTCTTCATGATAATTGGTTTCTTGAATTCCTAAAATATCGAAAACAAAATAAACCATATATTTTTTTAATAGATTAATGTGAGATATATTTATGTTCTGAAGAGAATTATTAATAATAAAACCAGTGGCTTGAAATAAATGAGTAATTAATAAAGGGGTATTAAAATCATCGCTAATAGCTTGATAACAAATATTTATCCAATGATGTACATTAAAATTATTTATTAATGTTTTTTCTGACGTTTTAGGTTCAAAATTTCTTAATATTTTTATAGCTTTTATTATTCTATGATATCCTTTTTCAGCATCCATGAGTCCTTTATCAGAAAAATCCATAATATTTCTATAATGAGATTGTAAAATGTAAAATCTAAAAATACTAGGATAAAAGTTTTTTTCACAAATTTTATCTTGAATAAGATCCTTTAATTCTAAAAAATTTCCTGTGGATTTACTCATTTTCTTTCCATTTAAAGTTAGCATATTAATATGCATCCAATAATGTGCCAAACAACTTTTGTTATAAATTCCTATAGCTTGTGCTAACTCACATTCATGATGAGGAAATTTTAAATCTATTCCTCCACCATGGATATCAAAAGTTTCTCCTAAATATTTTGTACTCATAGTAGTGCATTCTATATGCCAACCAGGAAATCCTTTTCCCCATGGAGAGCTCCAATTCATAATATGATTAGAAGGAGCTTTTTTCCAAAGAGAAAAATCTTGAAATCCCCGTTTTTCCTCTAAAAACTTTAATTTTTTATGAAAAAGTTTATCCATTTTATTTTTGCTAATCACACCATAAGCATATGGATATAATTTTATATATTCTTTTAAATCAAAATATACAGATCCATTTATTTCATATGCTAATTTTTTTTTAATTAACTCTTGAATCAGATCTATTTGTTCTATAATATGACCTGTTGCTGTTGGTTCTATACTTGGAGGCAATACATTTAAAATATTTAATAAATTGTGAAAAGAAAGAGTATATTTATGAACAATTTCCATGGGTTCAAGTCCTTCTATCCGAGATTTTTTATAAATTTTATCTTCTGCATTGTAGTATTCATTTTCTAGATGGCCAACATCAGTAATATTTCTCACATAACGAACTTTATATCCTAAATGTTTTAAATAACGGAAAATAACATCAAATGATATAAAGGTTCTACAGTTTCCTAAATGTAAGTGGTTATAAACCGTAGGTCCACATACATAAATTCCAACATGGTCCTTATGAATAGGTTTAAAAAATTCTTTTTTCTCTGTTAAAGAATTGTATATTTTTAGATGACTTCGATTATATTGTTGATAATTTTTTTCCTCCATTCTTATCATTTAAGAAATTCCAATATAGTGCAAAAATTCTCTTCTAATTTCTGAATCTTTTTTAAAAGATCCTATTAATTCAGTTGTTACAGTAGTACTATCTATATCCTTAATACCACGAGAATTTACGCACAAATGTTTTGCTTCTATAACACAAGCAACATCTTGTGTTTCTAACATCTTTTGTAAAGATTGAACAATTTGTATTGTCAAACGTTCTTGAACTTGTGGTCTTTTTGCGTAAAAATTTACAATTCTATTAATTTTGGAAAGCCCCACTACTTTTCCATTAGAAATATAACCCACATGAGCTTTTCCTACAATAGGAAGAAAATGATGTTCACAAGTGGAATAAACTGTTATATTTTTTTCTATTAGCATTTGGTTATATTTATATTTATTTTCAAAAATGGAAAAATTGGGAATATTTTGGGGATTCATCCCACTGAATATTTCTTCTATAAACATTTTTGCTACCCTTTTAGGAGTTTTACGTAAACTATCATCATTCATATCTAACCCTAAAATTTTCATAATCTGAAAAAAATGTTTTTCTATTTTTTCAATCTTTTCTTCCTCACTCATAAAACAAACTTTTTTATGCAAAATACAATCTGTATTTATTGAATGATTTAAAATATAATTGGATTTTTGATCCAATTTCTCTTCTTTTAAAATTTTTTTATGTTTTCCTTTCATCATAAAATAAACTTAATCCATGAAAAACAAAGTTACGAAAACGATACTGTATGATATTTTTTATTTGAAATGGGATGAACAACAAAATTTTTATCTGATTTCATCAGGTATTTTACATATAGGAACAGGAATCATCTTATGCCGATTTTTTTGATGCAAAATTTGATATTTTTGAAAAATTTCATATTCTGTTTCAGAAAAGGTATAATCTTTTTTTTTCATAATTTTCATAGCCCATTCTAATTCTTCATAAGTAGCTCCTAATTGTTCTTCATCTGATCGATGATCTTCCCAAAGTCCATCCGTTGGTTTCGCTTTTTGTATTTCATCAATTATATTCAATTTTTTAGCTAACAAACGGACTTCACTTTTAGTCAAATCAGCTATAGGATGTAAATCTACACCTCCATCTCCATATTTTGTAAAAAAACCGACTCCAAAATCTTCTACTTTATTTCCAGTTCCAACAACAAGATAATTCTTTACATTAGCATAATAATATAAAGTTAACATACGAATACGAGATTTTACATTAGCTAATGCTAAAGATAGTTTTGAATTTTTAGTATCATTAGTTATATGACAAAAAGTTTTGAATAAAATAGACAAATCTTTTTCAAGATAAAGAACGTTTGAAAATTTTTGGGTCAAAAACTTTGCATGTTTTATAGGTAAAAAATTTTTTTTTTTTCTAAAATAGGCATTTCCAATAAAATAGTTGGAAATTTTGTCATAGCCACTAAAAAAGATGTTACTGAAGAATCAATTCCTCCAGATATTCCAATAATAAATCCATTGGATTTAGACTTTTGAATATATCCTTTCAACCAGGATACAATATATCTAATTACTTTTTCTGTTTTAATCATTTTATTTTTATATTAAAAAATATAATATAATATGTCTTTTATTTTAAATTTGGAAACTTCTACAAAAAATTGTTCCGTTAGTATTGCTAAAAATGGAATATGTTTGACTTCTGTAGAGGAATGCTCGGATGAATATTCCCATTCAGAAAAATTGCATACATTTATACGATATGCTATAAACATATCTGGAATTCATATTAAAGACTTAAAATCTATCTGTGTTAGCAAAGGGCCAGGATCTTATACCTCTTTAAGAATAGGAGCCTCTACGGCTAGAGGATTATGTTATGCATTAGATATTCCCTTGTTGTCTGTAGATACATTGACAGCAATGATTTATAAAATCAATATAAAAAAAGGATTTTTGATTCCTATGATTCATGCTAAATCTGATTTTTTTTATACTTCATTATTTAATGAATCAAAAAAAAAACTGAATCCTATTATAATAAAAAAATTAGATGACGATTTTTTCAAATATTTTTTAAAAGATAAAAAAGCCTATTTTATAGGTAATTTACCTATTAAAAATAGAAAATTTTTTCTAGAAAAAAATGAATTTTTGTACAAGATACCATCTGCAATAGATATGTCTTATATTTCTTACAAAAAATTTTGTGAAAAAAAATTTAATGATATCGAAAAATTTGTTCCTTTTTATTTATAACACGATTTTTTTTATTTCAAAAATATGAAAGCATCTCTCTAAAAATAAAATTTTTATCATAACAATGAATAAGTTTTCAAATAAAGGAAAATAAAAGTATTTTATCAAAATCATGATCCAAATCAGATTTCAAAATTTTTTGGATATATTTACTCCGATTATATTTAGTTATATAATTTTATCCTTAGGATGTAAATCTTTTCAATTTTTCAATACAGAAATTCTTATAGGAATTGTATTAATAATAAGTATTTTACATTTTTTCATTCTTTTTGATAAAAACCTTGAAAAAGGTTACAGATCCATGATTTTTTTATCCTTTTTTATATTAGCACTTTCTCTTATTTTTTTCATGATTTTATTTTTTTATTATAAAAAAATTACTTCAGATATAAAAATATCTATACTTATTAGTTTAATTCTATATGTATTAATTCGTGTTACTTATTTTATGCGAATAGTATATGTTAAAATTCATAATCCTGTTTTTATATTTATTACAAGTTTTGTTTTGTTATCTTTTTTGGGATCTATTTTATTAATGCTTCCTGCATCTACAGTAAAAAAAATATCATTTATAGATGCTTTATTTACTTCTACTAGTGCTGTATGTGTTACAGGATTAGTTGTATTAGACACTGCAAAAGATTTTACATATTTAGGAAAAATTTTTATACTTATATTAATAGAATTAGGAGGATTAGGTATTTTAACTATAACTTCTTGTTTTAGTTATTTTTTCAGAGATGGATTTTCTTTTAAAGAAGCTATTTTTGTTAGTAATTTTTTAAATACAAAAACAACAAATAATGTTCTTAGTTTAGCTGTTAAAGTAGTAATGTTTACTTTAACAGTAGAATTTATAGGCACTTTATTAATTTATTTTTCCATTAAAGAAAAAAATACAATAGAATCTGATAATATTTTATTTTTTTCGATTTTTCATTCTATATCCGCTTTTTGCAACAGTGGATTTTCTACTTTGAGTGAAGGATTATATTCACAATCGGTAAGATTTAATTATTTATTTCAATTAATCATTGCTTTTTTACTTATATTAGGAGGTATAGGTTTTAATATTTTATTCAATTTTTTTACATATATATGGTTGACTATTAAAAAATATTTTTTTAAAATTTTTAAAAATAAAGATTTTCGATGTCCTGCACATATAGTAACTTTAAATACAAAAATTGTAATATTGACTACTTTTTTTTTACTTTTTTTTGGAACTATTTTTTATTATATCAGTGAATATCATTATTCTCTTTCTGAACATACGTCTTTTTATGGAAAATGGGTAGCTTCATTTTTTTCTTCAGCTACTTCTAGAACAGCCGGATTTCATGTGTTAAATATGAATTTATTAACTCCCGTTACTATTTTTGTTACTATTCTTTTGATGTGGATAGGAGCTTCTCCAGCATCTACTGGTGGAGGAATCAAAACAAGTACTTTTGCATTAGCATTAATGAATATTATTTCTTTATCTAGAGGAAATAATAGGTTAGAAATACAAAGAAAAGAAATATCTTCAGAATCGATTCGATTATCTTTCTCAATTATTATGTTATCTATGATGGTAATATATATAAGTATTCTAATCATAATTTTTATGGATCCAAAAAAAGATATTTTACCCATTTCTTTTGAAGTATTTTCTGCTTTTTCTACAGCAGGATTATCTTTAGGTATTACATCTCATTTATCAATCGGAAGTAAATTGGTTTTAATATTTTTGATGTTATTAGGAAGAATAGGAGTTTTTAATGTTATGATTGCTTTATTAAGAAAAAATAAAATTGGTTTTCATCATTATTACAGATTTCCTAAAGGAAATATTCTTATTAATTAATATGAAAATTATAATTATTGGATTAGGAAATTTTGGAAGATCTTTAGCTCTTAATCTGACAGATAATGGACATGAAGTTTTTGGTGTTGATCATAAAATGGAAAAAGTGGACTTATTGAAAGATCATATAGCGAATGTAGTATGTATGGACGCTAATAATGAAGCCGCTTATAAAGTGTTGCCTATACAACAAGCAGATTTAGGAATCGTAGCTATTGGAGAAAATGAAGGGGCATCAATAGTAACTACAGCCATCCTAAAAAAATATAAGCATTTAAGAATTGTAAGTAGATCTTTATCCAAGATACATGATACAATCCTAGAAGCCATGGGAATTAATGACGTAATTCATCCAGAACAAGATGCTGCATTTAGATTAACAAAACAAATATCGTTTAATTATGCTTTAGATTATTTTAGAGTTGATAATAAGCATTCTATCGCAGAAGTTTTTTCTCCATATTCTTTCAGTGGAAAATCTGTTAAAAGTTTAAAATTGATACAAAAATATTCTGTTTCTTTAATTACCGTAATACGTGATATCAAGAATCCAATATCTTCCAAGGGGACATCTACAAGAAAAGTTATAGGATTAGTTACAGGAGATACTGTTTTACAAAAGGGAGATATATTAACTCTTTTTGGTTCTAACAAATCTATTATGAATTTTGTAAAAGATTTTGTAAAAAATAAAAAAGAATAGAATAAAAATTTTTTGAAAGTATGTACTATTGCATGAATAATTCACATATAAGGATATTTATAATTTTTACTTTCTTGAAAAAAAGGATTTCCTTCAGAAGAATTTGATTTTCTATTATTAAAATTTATAAATAAAATATAAGTAAAAAAACCTCCTATTATTAATAAAGAGCCTATAATTTCAAATAAACAAAATTTTATTCCAGTATCTGGAGCTATTAAATGATATATGTCTATGTAATGTCCTACGAGTAGGATTAAGGAAACCAAAAACACTATTTTATAATTTGATTTATTTTTACT contains:
- the atpA gene encoding F0F1 ATP synthase subunit alpha; the protein is MSDLKYSEISSILKEELSNFQLESKYSESGVIVQIGDGVIRSLGLNSAFYGELVEFRDGIKGMVLNLEEDHVSIVLLSPSKNLKEGDIVKRTGKTLSIKVGENMLGRVIDMLGNPIDGKGPIEGELFEMPLERKAPGVIYREPVKEPLQTGIKFIDSMIPIGKGQRELIIGDRQTGKTTIAIDTIINQKRFFESHQPVYCIYVAISQKGSTIAKISRILQEKGAMPYTIIISANSSDPASMQVFAPFSGTAIGEYFRDTGRSALVVYDDLSKQAVSYREISLLLRRPPGREAYPGDVFYLHSRLLERAAKIIKDKKMAENMNDIPFSIRKKIKGGGSLTALPIIETQSGDISSYIPTNVISITDGQIFLEKDLFHSGVRPAINESISVSRVGGSAQIQSMRKISATLKLDQAQFRELESFSKFGSELDSSTMNIIKKGKINIEILKQPPHTPYDIADQIAIIYVGTRNLLKKVPIENILDFETEYLFYLKEKHENILNSLKNGIFNEKISSVLEAVAIELSNKYIS
- the cysS gene encoding cysteine--tRNA ligase; amino-acid sequence: MEEKNYQQYNRSHLKIYNSLTEKKEFFKPIHKDHVGIYVCGPTVYNHLHLGNCRTFISFDVIFRYLKHLGYKVRYVRNITDVGHLENEYYNAEDKIYKKSRIEGLEPMEIVHKYTLSFHNLLNILNVLPPSIEPTATGHIIEQIDLIQELIKKKLAYEINGSVYFDLKEYIKLYPYAYGVISKNKMDKLFHKKLKFLEEKRGFQDFSLWKKAPSNHIMNWSSPWGKGFPGWHIECTTMSTKYLGETFDIHGGGIDLKFPHHECELAQAIGIYNKSCLAHYWMHINMLTLNGKKMSKSTGNFLELKDLIQDKICEKNFYPSIFRFYILQSHYRNIMDFSDKGLMDAEKGYHRIIKAIKILRNFEPKTSEKTLINNFNVHHWINICYQAISDDFNTPLLITHLFQATGFIINNSLQNINISHINLLKKYMVYFVFDILGIQETNYHEENSKKLKILIKRLIKFRTEIRKQKNWIVSDRIRQELFHIGILIHDNKIF
- the atpB gene encoding F0F1 ATP synthase subunit A: MENDNKNRKEKIDVAHTIFNHVNDSHEWHIAGTHNHGIIFYLPVILWNNGLEIFSSYKFSYNHVVKGKYGYYKMFGEKIYETNHMGLLHMDSKGIPKNKKPWDFSITKNVVSIFISSCLLSYLFVRMKRNYKNHQIQWRFGILLEFLILFIRDEIAIPNIGNKKYKIFFPFLLTSFFFILINNLIGLIPGFPNVTGNINVTLGLSAMTFIISNINTNMSYWKHIFCMPGVPIGIRLLLAPIEFIGIFIRPLTLCIRLFANITAGHIIILSFICLIFIFQNFFIAGFSIIFGFFISMLEIMVAFLQAFIFITLSSLFIGMSVKNYDETH
- the folE gene encoding GTP cyclohydrolase I FolE, which codes for MMKGKHKKILKEEKLDQKSNYILNHSINTDCILHKKVCFMSEEEKIEKIEKHFFQIMKILGLDMNDDSLRKTPKRVAKMFIEEIFSGMNPQNIPNFSIFENKYKYNQMLIEKNITVYSTCEHHFLPIVGKAHVGYISNGKVVGLSKINRIVNFYAKRPQVQERLTIQIVQSLQKMLETQDVACVIEAKHLCVNSRGIKDIDSTTVTTELIGSFKKDSEIRREFLHYIGIS
- the atpE gene encoding ATP synthase F0 subunit C, which encodes MDIDLTYSGLAALGSGLAVIGAGLGIGKIGSSAMDAIARQPEASNKIQNAMIIAAALIEGAALFGIVTTLLAVFK
- the atpF gene encoding F0F1 ATP synthase subunit B, which gives rise to MDLVTPSIGLIVWHTIIFIMLMFFLSKFAWKPIMDFIDKREEKIKISITKANQVRKELKHIEDQKNKILKETRVKRDMILKEAIQIKEKIKSKAKEEGMIEKRKIIEETNKNIQIEKKVAIFKLKNKIGNISIQIAEKILKKELDKTDKQNKFIKELVDKLY
- a CDS encoding trans-sulfuration enzyme family protein, whose product is MKEETKLIQNILSDPLTGAISTPIYQTSTYVQEAPGVHKGFDYTRTNNPTRKILEDLITNLEYGYASLAFSSGLASIDSVLKLLECGDEIVAVDDIYGGTFRLLNLYKKLGINTKFVDTTNAEKTISSISDKTKLVWLESPTNPTLKISDIEYISKKSKQINPNILVVVDNTFASPAIQNPLKLGSDIVVHSATKYLAGHSDVLAGLITVKNTDLYEKLKYIQNATGGVLSPIDCWLTIRGSQTLYLRIKKQSQNAFQIASFLNNKKNSEIDRVYYPGLSYHKNHFIAVKQQRYFGGIVSFSLKKNTIESAKKVVTHTKIFKLAESLGGTKSLICHPATMTHKSTPLDIRVNAGIQDSLIRLSLGIENIEDLIEDLDQALKSLH
- the atpH gene encoding ATP synthase F1 subunit delta: MFANKKIIQHYARFFFEYSIMNMSKDENDFFYHKIKKISLFLKKNTYICKIIETPLLNCEIKIKIFKKIFYNFDVLFFQFLKLLIVKKRESFFKEILLEYQKIYEEDQKGVIKSIIISAFPLSKDMQEKIAYKIISNKKKFHIINKIDKSIVGGFIFCIGYKEWNFSIKEQLSRIKKIFQ
- the tsaB gene encoding tRNA (adenosine(37)-N6)-threonylcarbamoyltransferase complex dimerization subunit type 1 TsaB, with the translated sequence MSFILNLETSTKNCSVSIAKNGICLTSVEECSDEYSHSEKLHTFIRYAINISGIHIKDLKSICVSKGPGSYTSLRIGASTARGLCYALDIPLLSVDTLTAMIYKINIKKGFLIPMIHAKSDFFYTSLFNESKKKLNPIIIKKLDDDFFKYFLKDKKAYFIGNLPIKNRKFFLEKNEFLYKIPSAIDMSYISYKKFCEKKFNDIEKFVPFYL